Proteins encoded together in one Chelonoidis abingdonii isolate Lonesome George chromosome 1, CheloAbing_2.0, whole genome shotgun sequence window:
- the LACC1 gene encoding purine nucleoside phosphorylase LACC1, whose product MAEAVLIDLFSLQMNSQTNDIQKLLCSMLERIEERFSASAPFVYIMCYQTPRSERSSEQDLLLKVISSFQILKKGIEVVCKTSTAAALYTIKQKLDEKDLSIIKIILPVQRKALMEVFIDHLFTAVYQFQFEDFGVDCEGNNLQQIAEPQNDIQTLPAHEMELIRNEIQTYLESLPDLKGKLTILKSSLIPGHIFLHGFTTRTGGISYIPTLSSFNLFSSSKRRDPKAVVKENLRRLANAAGFDSETFHSVKVNHASDVWIMGKPQPDSYDGIVTNQKDVTIAAPGADCIPVLFADPVKKACGAAHSGWQGTLLGVAMATVNAMITEYGCNVKDILVVLGPSVGPCCFTLPQESAKEFYNLDPKCVRQFESPAPYIDIRRATRILLETGGILPQNIQDDSVTDQNQSLTFCTACHPDTFYSHVRDGTNFGTQIGFISIRD is encoded by the exons ATGGCAGAAGCAGTACTGATTGATCTGTTCAGTCTACAAATGAACTCACAAACTAATGACATTCAGAAGTTATTATGTAGCATGCTAGAAAGGATTGAAGAACGCTTCTCTGCCAGTGCTCCATTTGTTTACATAATGTGCTACCAAACTCCAAGAAGTGAAAGGAGCAGTGAACAAGATTTGTTACTTAAAGTAATCAGCAGTTTTCAGATTCTGAAGAAAGGAATTGAGGTTGTGTGCAAGACAAGTACAGCTGCTGCCTTGTACACCATTAAACAAAAACTAGATGAAAAGGATTTAAgcatcattaaaataattttaccagTACAAAGGAAAGCCTTAATGGAAGTGTTTATAGACCACCTATTCACTGCTGTTTACCAGTTTCAGTTTGAGGATTTTGGGGTGGATTGTGAAGGAAACAACCTCCAACAAATAGCTGAACCTCAGAATGACATACAAACACTTCCTGCCCATGAGATGGAACTCATCAGGAATGAGATTCAGACATACTTGGAAAGTCTGCCAGACCTGAAAGGGAAGCTTACCATTCTAAAATCTTCCTTGATCCCAG GTCACATCTTCCTACATGGGTTCACCACAAGGACAGGTGGGATCTCTTATATACCAACGCTCAGCTCCTTCAACCTCTTCAGCAGTTCCAAGCGAAGAGATCCAAAGGCTGTAGTTAAAGAAAACCTACGCAGGTTAGCTAATGCTGCAGGTTTTGACTCTGAGACATTTCACAGTGTGAAG GTCAATCATGCCAGTGATGTTTGGATTATGGGAAAGCCCCAGCCTGACAGCTATGATGGAATAGTAACGAATCAGAAAGATGTGACAATAGCAGCTCCCGGCGCTGACTGCATACCTGTGCTTTTTGCTGATCCTGTCAAAAAAGCATGTGGAGCTGCTCATTCTG GATGGCAAGGCACTTTGTTAGGAGTTGCTATGGCTACAGTAAATGCTATGATAACAGAATATGGCTGTAATGTTAAGGATATACTTGTGGTGCTGGGCCCATCTGTTGGACCGTGCTGTTTTACACTTCCTCAGGAATCAGCAAAGGAATTTTACAATCTTGATCCAAAATGTGTCAGACAGTTTGAATCTCCAGCTCCCTATATTGATATTAGAAGGGCAACACG aaTTCTTCTAGAGACTGGAGGGATTCTGCCTCAGAACATACAGGATGATTCTGTCACTGACCAAAACCAAAGTCTCACTTTCTGCACAGCATGCCACCCTGATACATTTTACTCTCACGTTCGTGATGGCACTAACTTTGGCACACAGATTGGCTTCATATCGATCAGAGACTGA